A single region of the Mesotoga sp. BH458_6_3_2_1 genome encodes:
- a CDS encoding coproporphyrinogen-III oxidase family protein, whose translation MGAGVYVHIPFCARKCSYCDFCTVRYDPALIDEYHRSLKREIEMYSISETVETLYFGGGSPSLYPVELLNDLLVHLNSSLRTEIREATIEVNPWELERERLLEWRKMGFSRVSVGVQSSEKSILKICKRPVPSDLTERLLMSRDIFDNLNLDFILGLPREAESNVRANLELIGAIGPDHVSYYVFDSDHETELMSQVHDAIIELPDPEILERLHDLVLESLGKMGYRRYEISSWAMDDRECLHNLKYWRNEQYLGFGLSAGGHFDWKRYVNTGDLNHYHDLIGRNIVPVSEFNQNTVIQELFETLFMGLRLTEGVDLSRKGYPKELLDLLISRIRLYLGEYLSPDNGIVALNESGMDFSRSVFQKLLDIKEEMEIAFST comes from the coding sequence ATGGGTGCAGGTGTCTATGTTCATATCCCGTTTTGCGCCAGAAAATGTTCGTACTGTGACTTCTGCACCGTTCGATATGATCCGGCCCTCATAGACGAATATCATCGTTCTTTGAAAAGGGAGATCGAAATGTATTCGATTTCCGAAACAGTCGAAACACTCTACTTCGGCGGTGGCTCTCCGTCGCTCTATCCAGTCGAGTTGCTGAATGATTTGCTCGTGCATCTCAACAGTTCGCTGAGAACGGAGATAAGAGAGGCTACCATAGAGGTCAATCCCTGGGAGCTTGAGAGAGAACGTCTCCTAGAATGGAGAAAGATGGGCTTCAGCAGAGTATCGGTTGGCGTGCAGTCATCTGAGAAGAGCATACTCAAAATCTGCAAGAGGCCCGTACCTTCAGATCTGACAGAGAGATTGCTAATGAGCAGAGATATCTTTGACAACCTGAATCTCGATTTCATTTTGGGCTTGCCCAGAGAAGCCGAGAGCAACGTGAGAGCGAATCTCGAACTAATCGGCGCCATCGGACCGGACCATGTTTCATATTACGTCTTTGATTCCGATCATGAAACTGAATTGATGAGTCAGGTGCATGATGCTATCATTGAACTGCCCGACCCTGAAATCCTAGAAAGGCTCCACGATTTGGTTCTTGAATCACTGGGGAAGATGGGCTACAGGAGATATGAGATCTCTTCGTGGGCAATGGATGACAGAGAATGCCTTCATAATCTCAAGTACTGGCGTAATGAGCAGTACCTGGGTTTTGGGCTTTCGGCGGGCGGCCACTTTGACTGGAAGAGATATGTCAATACGGGAGACCTGAATCACTATCATGATCTTATTGGTCGGAATATTGTGCCTGTCAGTGAATTTAACCAAAACACCGTCATACAGGAATTGTTTGAGACTCTTTTTATGGGGCTCAGATTAACGGAAGGGGTAGATCTGTCTCGCAAGGGATATCCAAAAGAGCTTCTCGATCTCTTGATTTCTAGAATAAGACTCTACCTGGGGGAGTATCTTTCGCCCGACAACGGAATTGTAGCGTTGAACGAGAGTGGGATGGATTTTTCTAGAAGTGTTTTTCAGAAGCTCTTAGATATTAAGGAGGAGATGGAAATTGCTTTCTCCACATGA